ATTTTAAAGTCTCCCATCTTGCTTTTATCGGCTTGAATTTTCTTCCGATTGCCCTGGCTATCTTCAATTTGAACAATAGTATCTCCGTCGGCTAAGAAGTAATTTGAAATTTGAATTGCTGAACTGAGTAAGCCCCCAGGATTGCCACGAACATCGAAGATAAAGGATTTAACACCTTCTTCACGCATGCTTTTGACCGTTTCCTGAACATCTTTAGCGGTAGGTTCAGAGAAAGAAGAAATTTGAATGAGACCAATTTCGGGATGGCCTTCAATTTGATGACTATAGACCGTCTGCAAGGGAATTTCTGCTCGAGTTAAGGACAGCTCTTGTTGGTCGCCACCGCGTTCAATCACTAGTTGGACTTGGCTTCCCGCTTCTCCTCGGATCATATTAGCCGCTTCTTGGGCATTTTTCCCTTCCAAAGATTCACCATTAACACTTTTAATGATGTCGTCGGTTTGTATGCCTGCCTTTTCAGCTGGGCTACCCTTAATGGGGCTAATGACTACAATTTGATTATCCCTTACTGTAATTTGGGCGCCAATACCTTCAAAATTAGCCTCAATGGTTTGGTCTAATTGAGAAGATTCATCGCCATGCAAGTAAGTCGTATAGGGGTCATCAACGGCTTCTGTCATTCCTTTTAAGGCACCTTCAATTAATTTTTCACGGTTCACATCACCAATGTAGCCATCAGTAATTAATGAAAATGTTTTTTGTAGTTTACTAATTTCCTGAGTAGACATGGTATTTTGAGCGTGAATTTGCCAAGGTAATCGTCCTGTGGTCAGATAATTAGTGACAAAGAAAGTCATTAAAGCTGTTAGAGCGATAGCTAATAAGGTTGATA
This genomic window from Aerococcus sp. Group 1 contains:
- a CDS encoding S41 family peptidase; amino-acid sequence: MQGQEENSEKANAEGQFNPKSSWTRFLSTLLAIALTALMTFFVTNYLTTGRLPWQIHAQNTMSTQEISKLQKTFSLITDGYIGDVNREKLIEGALKGMTEAVDDPYTTYLHGDESSQLDQTIEANFEGIGAQITVRDNQIVVISPIKGSPAEKAGIQTDDIIKSVNGESLEGKNAQEAANMIRGEAGSQVQLVIERGGDQQELSLTRAEIPLQTVYSHQIEGHPEIGLIQISSFSEPTAKDVQETVKSMREEGVKSFIFDVRGNPGGLLSSAIQISNYFLADGDTIVQIEDSQGNRKKIQADKSKMGDFKIDEPSVILIDRGSASASEILAGALQQSAHIPVIGSQSFGKGTVQTVVKLDDKDQLKITYAHWLTPDGSWIHKQGISPDIEAKLPDYSELSLVDGSQNYQLGEESDKIKNIQAQLALLGYLESDQVQGKFDEQTQTALGAFQADHELEKTGQVNDETAQALTRALRDYILAHDTQKDKAVDYLLEHAQ